A segment of the Azospirillum lipoferum 4B genome:
ATCCTGTCCGACTATCAGGTCTCGATCCCGGAATTCGGCACAATCCACGCGCCGGAACCGCCCATCGTCATCCTCACCTCCAACCGCACGCGCGAGATCCACGACGCGCTGAAGCGGCGCTGCTTCTATCATTGGGTCGATTATCCCAGTGCCGCGCGGGAGCGGGAGATCCTGGCGGTCAAGGCGCCGCAGGCCGATGCGCGGCTGGCCGCCCAGGTGGTGGGATTCGTCCAGACCCTGCGCGGCCTGGACCTCTACAAGGCGCCGGGCGTGGCCGAGACGCTGGACTGGGCGCAGGCGCTGGTGGAACTGAATCAGCTGGAGCTTGAGCCTTCCGTCATCAACGACACGCTGGGCACGCTGCTGAAATACCAGGACGACATCGCCCGCATCCAGGGCAGCGAGGCGGCGCGCATCCTGACCCAGGTCAAGACCGAGCTGGCCGCCACCACCGCGCGCTGAGGCCGCCATGACGGACGACGCGCCGGCCGGCCGCCTCACCCTCAACCTGATGCATTTCGCCCGCGCGCTGCGCGCCGCCGGCCTGCCGGTCGGGCCGGGCAAGGTGCTGCAGGCCGTCGAGGCGGTGGAGGCGGTCGGCCTGTCCAACCGCACGGATTTCTACTGGGCGCTGCACGCGATCTTCGTGAACCGCCACGACCAGAGCGAGCTGTTCGACCAGGCCTTCCATGTCTTCTGGCGCAATCCCGACATCCTGAAGAAGATGATGTCGCTGATGCTGCCGAAGGCGCGGACGGAGGCACCGCCCGACCGGCCGGAGATGGCTCAGCGCCTCGCCGAGGCCCTGCACGGCAGCGGCGCAGAACAGGAGGAGCCGGAGAAGACCGAGATCGAACTCGACGCCTCCTTCACCGTATCCGCCGCCGAACGCCTGCAGGACAAGGATTTCGAGAAGATGACGGGGGAGGAGATGGCGCAGGCCAAGCGCCTGCTGGCCCGTCTCGCCCTGCCGCTGGCGGAGGTCACCACCCGCCGCTACCGGTCCGATCCAATGGGGCCGCGCGTCGATCCGCGGGCCACCCTGCGGCGGATGCTGCGCAGCGGCGGCGAGCTGTCGGATTTGGCCCGCAAGCGCCGCCGCACCCGGCCGCCGCCGCTGGTGGTGCTGTGCGATATATCCGGCTCGATGACGCGCTATTCGCGGATGCTGCTGCATTTCATGCATGCCGTCACCAACGACCGCGACCGGGTCTACAGCTTCGTCTTCGGCACGCGGCTGACCAACATCACCCGCCATCTGCGGCACAAGGATGTCGACGTGGCGCTGGACGCGGTGTCGGGCGCGGTCGCCGATTGGTCGGGCGGCACGCGCATCGGCACCGCGCTGCACGCCTTCAACCGGACCTGGGCGCGGCGGGTGCTGGGCCAGGGCGCCGTCGTGCTTCTCATTACCGACGGGCTGGACAGGGATGCAGGGGAAGGGCTTGCGGCAGAGGCCGAACGGCTGCACAAAAGCTGTCGGCGGCTCGTCTGGCTGAATCCTTTGTTGCGCTGGGAAGGCTTCGCGCCGAAATCCTCGGGCATCCGGGCGCTGCTGCCGCATGTGGACGATTTTCTCGCGGCCCACAGCCTGAACAGCCTCGCGGATCTGGCCGGTGTCCTGTCGGCCCACGGTCCGCGTCGGAGCCCGGGCTTGCGCCGCTGGTTGAAGGAGGCGGCGGGATGAACGACACCCTGATGGCGGACAACATCGTGGAGCAGGCAGCCGCTTGGCGCGCCGCCGGCCGCAGGGTGGCCCTGGCGACCGTCGTGTCGACCTGGGGCTCCTCGCCGCGGCCGGTCGGCAGCCAGATGGCGGTCGACGACCGCGGGTCGATGGCGGGTTCCGTGTCCGGCGGCTGCATCGAAGGCGCCGTGGCACATGAGGCCGCCAAGACCATGGAGGACGGCGAACCGCGCGTGCTGTCCTTCGGCATCACCAACGAAATGGCCTGGGAAGTCGGGCTGGCCTGCGGCGGGCAGGTGCAGGTCTATATTGAGGCCGTGGAATGAAACGCGAAATTCTCGACCGGTTGCTTGCGGCGAAGGCCGCCGCGACCCCGGCCGCCCTGGTGACCGACCTCAACAGCGGTCTGCAAACCCTTGTCTTCGAAGACACCATCCATGGCGGCTTCGGGCTGGAGCCCGACCTGCTGGACGAGGTGCGCCGGCGCATCCGCCAGGACCGTTCCGGCCTGCTGGTCGATCCGCAGGACGAGGACGGCTTCCGCCTGTTCGTGCATGTCCACAACCCGGCCATGCGGCTGCTGATCGTCGGCGCCGTGCA
Coding sequences within it:
- a CDS encoding AAA family ATPase, which produces MTTPLPASVDDTLALLTRGSYVADRSLATALFLALKLKRPLFLEGEAGVGKTEIAKVLSATLGRKLLRLQCYEGLDASSAVYEWNYARQMMEIRLAEASGGQDRESLASDLFSERFLVKRPLLQALEPDLAGPPVLLIDELDRTDEPFEAYLLEILSDYQVSIPEFGTIHAPEPPIVILTSNRTREIHDALKRRCFYHWVDYPSAAREREILAVKAPQADARLAAQVVGFVQTLRGLDLYKAPGVAETLDWAQALVELNQLELEPSVINDTLGTLLKYQDDIARIQGSEAARILTQVKTELAATTAR
- a CDS encoding vWA domain-containing protein — encoded protein: MTDDAPAGRLTLNLMHFARALRAAGLPVGPGKVLQAVEAVEAVGLSNRTDFYWALHAIFVNRHDQSELFDQAFHVFWRNPDILKKMMSLMLPKARTEAPPDRPEMAQRLAEALHGSGAEQEEPEKTEIELDASFTVSAAERLQDKDFEKMTGEEMAQAKRLLARLALPLAEVTTRRYRSDPMGPRVDPRATLRRMLRSGGELSDLARKRRRTRPPPLVVLCDISGSMTRYSRMLLHFMHAVTNDRDRVYSFVFGTRLTNITRHLRHKDVDVALDAVSGAVADWSGGTRIGTALHAFNRTWARRVLGQGAVVLLITDGLDRDAGEGLAAEAERLHKSCRRLVWLNPLLRWEGFAPKSSGIRALLPHVDDFLAAHSLNSLADLAGVLSAHGPRRSPGLRRWLKEAAG
- a CDS encoding XdhC family protein; protein product: MNDTLMADNIVEQAAAWRAAGRRVALATVVSTWGSSPRPVGSQMAVDDRGSMAGSVSGGCIEGAVAHEAAKTMEDGEPRVLSFGITNEMAWEVGLACGGQVQVYIEAVE